GGCGCGCCGTCGTGGTTACCAGCCGCCGGTGGATGTCGTAGCTCTGTTTCCCGTGATCCGGGAGCGCATGAACGTCAACGCCCAGGATCTCTCCGGAGGGCAGAAGCAGCAGGTAGGACTCGCGCGCGCGATTCTGGCGGGTGAGAAGGCGATCCTCGTAGACGAGTTCTCACAGGGGCTGCAGCCCTCGCTCGTGCGCGACGTGCTGGCGGCGTTCCATGAGATCGCGCGCGCTGGCGTCGTCATCGTCCTGGTGGACCAATCGCCGCAGCCGCTCGTGGAGTTCGCCACGCGGGTCTTGGCGATGGACAAGGGAGCGATCGTGCTGGATTCGCCGGCGGCAGTAGTGCGCGAAGATCCCCAGGCACTGCTCGACTTCCTCGTCGTCTGACAGTGCGTCGCCGGCCCGGGACGGCGTCCGCATTTCGCAACGCAATTCGACCTCCCCACGAGCTAGTCCGCCATGCGGACGTGGTTCGGGGCCGAGGACATCTGGCGCGCGCTGCGTGCGATGGAGTGTGGGGTCCTACAGGCGATTCAAGAACCGCGATGCGGATTGGCAACCGCGCTCGACGCGGGCCGGCCGGGGCGACCGCTGGACCCCGCTTCCGCCCTGGCGGGTAGAATCGCCGGGTGCATTTCTCGAAGGTGATCGTCGGCGCGCTCTGCGCCGGCGGTAGAGGCTGACAGTCAGCCGGCGGCGGAACTCCCGTCACCGGCGCGTCGACGTACCCGCATTCGGCGGGGCTTCCTCATTCACCTGCGCCGCCAGCGCGCCGACACCGAAGGCATCATCATGCACACCCTCGACGAGCGCACGATTCGTGCGTCCTTCATCAACGCCTCCCGCAAAGAGGTCTCCTCCCTCACCCTGCCCGCCGGCTTCGCCGAGATCGACTTCTCCGCGCTCGACTACCTCGGCTGGTTCGACCCGAAGCTGCCCAAGCGCGCCTACGTCGTCGCCGAGGTCGACGACCGGGTCGTCGGCGTTCTGCTGCAGCGCGGTGAGTAGCGCATCGCGGCCCGAGCCCAGTGCTCGTGGTGCGACGACGTGACGCTGCGCAACGACGTGCAGTTCTTCTTCGCGCGCAAAGCCGGAACCGCGGGCCGCAACGGCAACACCATCGGCACCCTCATCTGCCAGAACTTCGGGTGCTCGGCCAACGTCCGCCGACTGCCACCTCTCGCATATGAGGGATACGACCGCGAACTCGCGCGCGAGATGCGGATGTTGCGACTGCGCGAGCACGTCGCCGGTTTCATCGCCGGGCTCGGCTGAGCTGCCGGCATCCATCGCACAGCGTCGCCAACGCTCGATTGCCCCTAGGCGAGTACCAACTCGATCTCGGGGTGGTCGGCGAACACTTCGAGAACGATGTCGAAGTACGTGGAGCCGGTGCCGGCCTCGACGGCGTCGAGCAGTGGTTCGAAGCGCTCGGCCGAGAACGTCTCGGGGTGCCGCAACTTCTCGCGGTAGTA
This DNA window, taken from Microbacterium invictum, encodes the following:
- a CDS encoding ATP-binding cassette domain-containing protein; amino-acid sequence: MIEVNALAAGYDGIPVVSHLDLTLAAGEVVALLGRNGMGKTTMMRTLAGHLPSIDGDVLLDGSPLRSGRADLAARAGMSFLPDDRGVFPRLTVAENLALARRRGYQPPVDVVALFPVIRERMNVNAQDLSGGQKQQVGLARAILAGEKAILVDEFSQGLQPSLVRDVLAAFHEIARAGVVIVLVDQSPQPLVEFATRVLAMDKGAIVLDSPAAVVREDPQALLDFLVV